The following coding sequences lie in one Phycicoccus duodecadis genomic window:
- a CDS encoding alpha/beta hydrolase-fold protein: MPPTLVERRMRFRLDPHDAAVTGVSLECDGAVPGPRAFARDDTGWRLELADPGLDRLEYRFVVHRGDAADTVLDPANPCTVRTAFGERSVLERPGYAEPAWLSAAPAPGRYDPFTLAGETRHDVPVTVWSPDGLGDADDAPLLLVHDGPEYDDLARLTRYCAASVAAGVLPPHRVALVHPVLRDAWYSGSPAFLRTMADAGLDRLGERYAVAGPVVVMGASLGGLTALLLGLTAAPRVGGVLAQSGSFFQLRHDGAESGFRYFDRISRTVQSILDMRHTDHPLVVGMTCGALEENVANNRDMAAALRRAGHDVRYREVRDLHNYTAWRDALDPALTDVLRSLWCAPGADA, translated from the coding sequence GTGCCGCCGACCCTCGTCGAGCGCCGGATGCGCTTCCGGCTCGACCCGCACGACGCGGCCGTCACCGGCGTCTCGCTCGAGTGCGACGGCGCCGTACCCGGCCCCCGGGCCTTCGCGCGCGACGACACCGGCTGGCGGCTCGAGCTGGCCGACCCCGGGCTCGACCGCCTGGAGTACCGGTTCGTCGTCCACCGCGGCGACGCGGCCGACACCGTGCTCGACCCCGCCAACCCGTGCACGGTGCGCACCGCCTTCGGCGAGCGATCGGTGCTCGAGCGTCCCGGTTACGCGGAACCGGCGTGGCTCTCGGCCGCCCCGGCGCCCGGGCGCTACGACCCGTTCACGCTGGCGGGCGAGACCCGCCACGACGTGCCCGTCACGGTCTGGTCGCCCGACGGGCTGGGGGATGCCGACGACGCGCCGCTGCTGCTGGTGCACGACGGCCCCGAGTACGACGACCTGGCGCGCCTGACCCGCTACTGCGCGGCGTCGGTCGCGGCCGGGGTGCTGCCACCGCACCGGGTGGCGCTGGTGCATCCGGTGCTGCGCGACGCCTGGTACTCCGGGTCGCCGGCCTTCCTGCGCACCATGGCCGACGCCGGGCTCGACCGGCTGGGCGAGCGCTACGCGGTGGCCGGGCCGGTGGTGGTGATGGGGGCCAGCCTCGGTGGCCTCACCGCGCTGCTGCTGGGGCTCACGGCGGCGCCGCGCGTGGGCGGGGTCCTGGCGCAGTCGGGCTCGTTCTTCCAGCTGCGCCACGACGGCGCCGAGAGCGGCTTCCGGTACTTCGACCGCATCTCGCGCACGGTGCAGTCCATCCTCGACATGCGCCACACCGACCATCCCCTCGTGGTGGGGATGACCTGCGGGGCCCTCGAGGAGAACGTGGCCAACAACCGCGACATGGCGGCCGCCCTGCGCCGGGCCGGGCACGACGTGAGGTACCGCGAGGTGCGCGACCTGCACAACTACACCGCCTGGCGCGACGCCCTCGACCCGGCGCTCACCGACGTGCTGCGCAGCCTGTGGTGCGCCCCGGGCGCCGACGCCTGA
- a CDS encoding tetratricopeptide repeat protein yields the protein MTQTPDPLGTRGAVDLSKAAAAAAGAPGGRSAAGGPVPAGGTGSGAPAIPEGLVVEVTPENLQQALTRTVQVAGLLVLWSSGHPQTRDLVDTVARVAAAQDGRVVVLTADLTGHPELLRIFSPVLQEAFGQATVPATFGLLQGQPVPLFPGLADDTQVAQAVEQLLQAAVQNGITGRVDLGPVAGAPDDDAVPPLHQAAYDAIERGDLAAATAAYEQALAENPKDEDARLGLAQVRLMERTTGVDLAAARAAAAADPTDVDAALVVADLDVLGGHVEDAFSRLVDLVRTTTDDDRDRARTHLIELFSVVGNDDERVRRGRTALMSALF from the coding sequence ATGACGCAGACGCCTGACCCCCTCGGCACCCGCGGTGCCGTCGACCTGTCGAAGGCGGCCGCCGCGGCCGCCGGTGCCCCGGGTGGCCGGTCCGCCGCCGGCGGGCCCGTCCCCGCCGGTGGCACCGGCTCCGGGGCGCCCGCCATCCCCGAGGGTCTCGTCGTCGAGGTGACCCCCGAGAACCTCCAGCAGGCGCTGACCCGCACCGTGCAGGTGGCCGGGCTCCTCGTCCTCTGGTCGTCGGGGCACCCGCAGACGCGCGACCTGGTCGACACCGTCGCCCGCGTGGCGGCGGCGCAGGACGGCCGGGTCGTCGTGCTGACCGCCGACCTCACCGGCCACCCCGAGCTGCTTCGGATCTTCTCCCCGGTGCTCCAGGAGGCGTTCGGCCAGGCCACCGTCCCGGCCACGTTCGGGCTGCTCCAGGGCCAGCCGGTGCCGCTCTTCCCGGGCCTCGCCGACGACACGCAGGTGGCCCAGGCCGTCGAGCAGCTGCTCCAGGCCGCGGTGCAGAACGGCATCACCGGCCGCGTCGACCTCGGCCCGGTCGCCGGTGCCCCCGACGACGACGCGGTGCCGCCACTGCACCAGGCCGCCTACGACGCCATCGAGCGCGGCGACCTGGCCGCCGCCACCGCCGCCTACGAGCAGGCACTGGCCGAGAACCCCAAGGACGAGGACGCCCGGCTCGGGCTCGCCCAGGTGCGGCTCATGGAGCGCACCACCGGCGTCGACCTCGCCGCCGCGCGGGCCGCCGCGGCCGCCGACCCCACCGACGTCGACGCCGCCCTCGTCGTGGCCGACCTCGACGTCCTGGGCGGCCACGTCGAGGACGCCTTCAGCCGGCTCGTCGACCTCGTGCGCACCACCACCGACGACGACCGTGACCGGGCGCGCACCCACCTCATCGAGCTCTTCTCGGTCGTCGGCAACGACGACGAGCGGGTCCGCCGGGGCCGCACCGCCCTCATGAGCGCCCTGTTCTGA
- a CDS encoding esterase family protein produces MERRSVRLGVPGHDGDLEVVRHGHWGRPVLLFPSEAGSAHDAEGNGMLEAVRPLVEAGRMSLFCVDSLDGRSWSDTALPTEERARRAEAYTSWLEQAVLPWVQGQSGGSTELVAVGPSLGAYHAVRLALTRADVVPLAIGLSGTYDPTAWNGWGELGDATYFANPTAFVANAHGEHLEWLRARVSLLLVVGQGPFEVSPTRALPGTRAFAGVLARQGIRHELDVWGHDSAHDWPWWQRQLAHHLPRFV; encoded by the coding sequence ATGGAGCGACGCAGCGTCCGGCTGGGTGTCCCCGGGCACGACGGGGACCTCGAGGTCGTCCGGCACGGGCACTGGGGCCGGCCGGTGCTGCTCTTCCCCTCCGAGGCCGGCAGCGCCCACGACGCCGAGGGCAACGGGATGCTCGAGGCCGTGCGACCGCTGGTCGAGGCGGGGCGGATGAGCCTGTTCTGCGTCGACTCCCTCGACGGCCGGTCGTGGTCCGACACCGCGCTGCCCACCGAGGAGCGGGCCCGGCGCGCCGAGGCCTACACGTCCTGGCTCGAGCAGGCCGTGCTGCCGTGGGTACAGGGGCAGAGCGGCGGGTCGACCGAGCTCGTGGCCGTGGGGCCGTCGCTGGGGGCCTACCACGCGGTGCGGCTGGCCCTGACCCGGGCCGATGTCGTGCCGCTGGCCATCGGCCTCTCCGGCACCTACGACCCGACCGCCTGGAACGGGTGGGGTGAGCTCGGTGACGCCACCTACTTCGCCAACCCCACCGCCTTCGTCGCGAACGCGCACGGTGAGCACCTCGAGTGGCTGCGCGCGCGGGTCTCGCTGCTGCTCGTGGTCGGACAGGGCCCCTTCGAGGTCTCGCCCACCCGTGCCCTGCCCGGCACCCGCGCCTTCGCCGGGGTCCTGGCGCGCCAGGGCATCCGCCACGAGCTCGACGTGTGGGGCCACGACAGCGCCCACGACTGGCCCTGGTGGCAGCGCCAGCTGGCCCACCACCTGCCCCGTTTCGTCTGA
- a CDS encoding ATP-grasp domain-containing protein, with product MSNPTDHLVGLLLGAEEDWPTAFEALARRLGVLRAPDGSEHTLTTERMTIEPFNLRDRVRQELVIDRLAHWYYHPREWLKKAALMDDVYLLNSPFTFQSMEKHSAYCALMRLGFSVPDTVLVPYKNPVDNARWAYTSAKYNRGFDLEEIAERLGYPLYMKPFDGGGWRGVSQVRDREDLHHSYDDSGEMLMHLQASVPDFEHFARSLTIGPETMVMKFEPDRPMHERYTVAHGFLSDAVGAEVLTTSQTVNAFFRWEFNSCEMLVKDGVVYPIDYANACPDVAVTSLHYYFPWAMSALLRWTVFCAVTGRTARTQVETDPWFAVADDPALDHQGRLAAYQRLADEHFETERYREFCASTLPHLDELVLEWITGDDFRMLLTSTIQQTYPPHEWERFEAHFGGLLGLWVSDEQRRLAAAADA from the coding sequence GTGAGCAACCCCACCGACCACCTCGTCGGCCTCCTCCTCGGTGCCGAGGAGGACTGGCCCACGGCGTTCGAGGCGCTGGCCCGGCGGCTGGGGGTGCTGCGTGCCCCCGACGGCAGCGAGCACACCCTCACGACCGAGCGGATGACCATCGAGCCGTTCAACCTGCGCGACCGGGTCCGCCAGGAGCTGGTCATCGACCGGCTCGCGCACTGGTACTACCACCCGCGCGAGTGGCTGAAGAAGGCCGCGCTCATGGACGACGTGTACCTGCTGAACAGCCCGTTCACGTTCCAGTCGATGGAGAAGCACTCGGCCTACTGCGCCCTGATGCGGCTGGGCTTCTCCGTGCCCGACACGGTGCTGGTGCCGTACAAGAACCCCGTCGACAACGCCCGGTGGGCCTACACCTCGGCCAAGTACAACCGGGGCTTCGACCTCGAGGAGATCGCGGAGCGGCTGGGCTACCCCCTGTACATGAAGCCGTTCGACGGCGGCGGCTGGCGCGGGGTGTCGCAGGTCCGCGACCGCGAGGACCTGCACCACTCCTACGACGACTCCGGCGAGATGCTGATGCACCTGCAGGCGTCGGTGCCGGACTTCGAGCACTTCGCGCGCTCGCTCACCATCGGCCCCGAGACGATGGTCATGAAGTTCGAGCCGGACCGGCCGATGCACGAGCGCTACACGGTCGCCCACGGGTTCCTCTCGGACGCCGTCGGGGCCGAGGTGCTGACGACCAGCCAGACCGTGAACGCGTTCTTCCGGTGGGAGTTCAACTCCTGCGAGATGCTGGTCAAGGACGGGGTGGTGTACCCGATCGACTACGCCAACGCCTGCCCCGACGTCGCCGTCACCTCGCTGCACTACTACTTCCCGTGGGCGATGAGCGCGCTGCTGCGCTGGACCGTGTTCTGCGCCGTCACCGGCCGCACGGCGCGCACCCAGGTCGAGACCGACCCGTGGTTCGCGGTGGCCGACGACCCCGCGCTGGACCACCAGGGGCGGCTGGCGGCGTACCAGCGGCTGGCCGACGAGCACTTCGAGACCGAGCGCTACCGCGAGTTCTGCGCGAGCACCCTGCCGCACCTGGACGAGCTGGTCCTCGAGTGGATCACCGGCGACGACTTCCGGATGCTGCTGACCTCGACCATCCAGCAGACCTACCCGCCGCACGAGTGGGAGCGCTTCGAGGCCCACTTCGGCGGGCTGCTGGGGCTGTGGGTGTCCGACGAGCAGCGGCGCCTGGCCGCGGCGGCGGACGCCTGA